The following are encoded in a window of Artemia franciscana chromosome 5, ASM3288406v1, whole genome shotgun sequence genomic DNA:
- the LOC136027244 gene encoding uncharacterized protein LOC136027244 has protein sequence MIFSFGIGPDNFCIGVIVPVLQKGYQLSAKLQQENTLKVFEHTCLRRILRVQLRDRISNVNIRRMCNIQRDVVLTIKERRLKWLGHVLRKPPEYLPRQILLVEPISYWKKRQGGQRKNWWNLAKSDLEPIGGFRKFGHRWSTQWLAFAEQLAQDRSTWSKKVSKIIDAGRGGNA, from the exons ATGATATTTAGTTTTGGTATAGGGCCAGATAACTTTTGTATAGGCGTGATTGTACCTGTTTTGCAGAAGG GCTACCAGCTGtcggcaaaactacaacaagagaatacacttaaggtgtttgagcatacttgtctacgaagaattctcagagtacagctacgtgaccgtatctccaacgtgaatatacgtcgaatgtgcaatattcagagagatgttgtgctcactattaaagaacgccgtttgaaatggttgggccatgtattgcggaaaccgccagagtacctgcctcgccaaatacttctagttgagcctattagctactggaagaaacgccaaggaggacagaggaagaactggtggaacctggccaagtcagaccttgaaccaatagggggtttcagaaaatttggtcacagatggtcaacacagtggctcgcctttgcagagcagctggcacaagatcgatcaacatggtccaagaaggtctctaagatcatcgatgccgggcgaggtggaaacgcctga